ACTTCAAACTATGAGCAGAATTCATCTGCATTATGTAAATTTGGAGAAGTGCAAGCTCAAGTTTTGACGGTCCAATAAAAGCTATGATACTACGTGTGGGGTGGTGGTGGATGTAGGCTGTGGATATTTTTGCACAAGGCAGCCTATTGTAGGAAGTGGAAGAAGGTGCTGTGacagcaaaaacaaaattatgtgTCCATACAGAGAGGATCTCTATGTGAAACTACTCATGAAAGGAGATGGGGAGCAACATAACACAAGGGAAGTAAAGTAAATCCACTTGGGGTTTTCTTCTCTCTGAAAATAGATTGTAGAAATTGGTGATCCAGACTTCAATTTGTTGTTGATTGTTATGCCTATCAGATAATGTTGTAGCTTTCTGTATCAAATTATTACATACCCTTTAAAATAATGTTGTATTGGCCTAAGAAGAAGTTGggtatgaatttggtttgacttttttgttttatttgataTATCCTTTTGTGTAATTTCATCccatattttatgtttttgtttttctccttttaagtcatgatttgttatttttgggttttcattttattttttataccaACGATGATACACACTACTAAAATATCATGGGATTCGAATTGAAGATCATTGGCGAAGGCCTTCTCAACTTATTTAGATCCCGTTGTATTTTAACTAGCCTTCTCTAGTTAGGAATGCATCTCTTTGCAAACATAAGATAAGATAAAATTgctggattttttttctttccgtTTTATGTGACATCTGCAACCaaagacagagagaagaaCGAATTGGATTGTACGTCcgtttttgggttttaaagATCCTACGCCACCTGATTTTTCCCTAAAGCAACCCATGTATTTAATTGAACCACACAAAACACAAATATAATAAACAACCACATATCCCCTAGTTCCACAAACCACCATTTCTCCACTGCTCTCCGCTATCGTGCGCCGTAGAGGCGATAAACATCAACGGATAAGATGCCAGCCGGCGAGCTCCGACACACAGGGTCGTCCTCCGAAGTCGAAGGCGAGGCGTGGGTGTGGGCCCAGATCAAAGCCGAGGCGCGCCTCGACGCCGAGGCCGAACCGGCTCTGGCCAGCTACCTCTACTCTACGATACTCTCCCACTCGTCGTTGAAGCGATCCCTGTCGTTTCACTTGGGGAACAAGCTCTGCTCCTCCACTCTCCTCTCCACGCTCCTCTACGACCTCTTTCTCAACACCTTCTCCTCCGACCCCTCTCTGCTCGCCGCAGCCGTTGCCGATCTCCGCGCCGCCCACGAGCGCGACCCCGCCTGCGTCTCATTCTCCCACTGCTTGCTCAATTACAAGGGCTTCTTAGCCTGTCAGGTAATTAATTTGAGGTTTAGGGCCACAATTTAATTTCCTGTTTTGATTCCGAGAAAACGCAAGAAAATAAACgaattgattttgttttatttgatttatagGCTCATCGAGTGGCGCACAAGCTGTGGATCCAGTCACGCAGGCCCTTGGCGCTTGCGCTGCATTCGCGGATCGCCGACGTGTTCGCGGTGGACATACACCCGGCGGCGAGGATCGGAAAGGGGGTGCTGTTCGACCACGCCACCGGGGTGGTGGTGGGGGAGACGGCGGTGATCGGAAACAACGTGTCGATACTTCACCACGTGACGCTGGGTGGGACCGGCAAGGCCGGCGGAGATCGGCACCCGAAGATCGGCGATGGGGTTTTGATCGGCGCGAGCGCGACGATTCTAGGGAATGTGAAGATAGGGGAGGGGGCGAAGATCGGGGCCGGATCGGTGGTGTTGATTGATGTGCCGCCAAGCACGACGGCGGTTGGGAATCCGGCGAGGTTGGTTGGCGGGAAGGAACGGCCGTCGAAGCTTGAGGATGTGCCTGGCGAGTCCATGGACCATACGTCGTTTATTTCCGAGTGGTCTGACTATATTATATAAGAATGAGAGTTGTGAACTTGTGATAGTTATGTTAGTTGTTTATcgttatgctttgtttttgtactttgttttcttcttctcttaaAAAGGAGATTATCTAAACCTTGTTGAGCCTTGGAGCATTGGACAATCAAAAAGGCAGAGAGCTTAGCTTAGTAAAACTAAACATTTTATGGAGGGAATTGGGTTTAGGTTGAACTTTCCACAAAAATAGATTTCTACCATGGCCAAGTTTGTTTAGCATCTAAATAATAAATGATCCAATTAAGTGAAAGAATGAATGAACAAATTAAAAGTAAATAGACTTTGACAAGAGTTGAATTTCAAGACCAAAGGTCTTTTGCGAAGGCAGATT
Above is a genomic segment from Prunus dulcis chromosome 7, ALMONDv2, whole genome shotgun sequence containing:
- the LOC117634016 gene encoding serine acetyltransferase 5, whose amino-acid sequence is MPAGELRHTGSSSEVEGEAWVWAQIKAEARLDAEAEPALASYLYSTILSHSSLKRSLSFHLGNKLCSSTLLSTLLYDLFLNTFSSDPSLLAAAVADLRAAHERDPACVSFSHCLLNYKGFLACQAHRVAHKLWIQSRRPLALALHSRIADVFAVDIHPAARIGKGVLFDHATGVVVGETAVIGNNVSILHHVTLGGTGKAGGDRHPKIGDGVLIGASATILGNVKIGEGAKIGAGSVVLIDVPPSTTAVGNPARLVGGKERPSKLEDVPGESMDHTSFISEWSDYII